ATGCTCATGACCCAAAGGAACCACTAGTCGCTTGCTTCCCAGTTCCAACCGGTTGGCGAGCTCACCGTCTACTCTACGGTGAGTGCACTATCGCGTTTGAAGAAGATATACACCTCAGACGAATCAACAGAACAAGAAACGAAAGCAAGACAAAATGCATGCACGGTTGTCACAACAGGTAAAACACGAAAGCCTTCAATTTGCAGCCAAGCATCTCTAGAATGTAAGATAGAACCACATCCTCATGGCAAACTGGTTAGATATTATAATAGAGTTCATTACTGCTGGGCTTAGCACAAGTGACATGGACAATGATAGCATACTTTTTTCTCCTCGAGAAGGAGAGTTTACCCGGCCTCATGCACACAGTAAAAAACAACGATAACATCTAACTTAGAGATCATAATAAGACCGAAAGAAACACTCGTTGATCTAACTTTAAACTGCATCACCATAGATGTATGTGTAGAAATGCGCAAAATAAATCTCGCGACAAGATGACGACATGAGCCAAGGGTACCGAAGGTATACCCAAGCGTTGAGTGCTTCCTCAATCTCCAACTTGATTGTGTTAGTCGAACGTCTCAAGTGGTCAGGTTGAGGGAGGGGGTGTCAGTTGTAGTAACCAACAAAGATTTATAAGCCCGTATCTACAGGGTCGTGATCTTGTTTGGTTGGGCCTAGTATAGTCCAATCCATGCCCACCATTTTGATTATTTTTAATAAAACTAACTTTTTAACTCGGGACAAACTAACTTGACTCAACCATTATGGTCGTCTTCCCTCACTCCATTGCGCCCATCAAACGGAAAATAAGAAGATAACCTTCCATCCATCCATATCTCACCGACGATGATATTAAGAACGTCCTACCGACCACTTCCTCACCGTCTTCACCCCTTCTAGTGGTGGGCGTTGCGTCTACAAGACGTAGGAAGTGTTGGGTACCACATCAAACCTCATGCCCACTCCTGCTCTTGGCACCACCACCTCTTCGCCCCTCGTCCTCTtccaaactcccccccccccccacttacgTACATGTCTTACACAACTAATATCCACCCTTGGTCGCCTTTGCCAGACTCTTCGGCATCATGACATACATTGCTCGATTACCAGCCTTCTTGAACCGAAGTAGTGATCCGCATGACGTGGTGTGTCAAAGAGATCATGCATTCCAAAGTAGGCCCTAACATTCTACCACAATTTGAGGAATAAAAATAAATCATTCTTTGAATGTTGCATTGGCCACCTCCACTACCAAAACATATTTTCATCACAGTCGTGTGTTCTACTGTGCCGATGAGACTGTTGACACATCTTCCTCGACCGTGCGCTCACATGCAATTTGGAGCCCCCCTGGCGCGCAATTGTGCTGCCTATGTCTAGTACATCGATGCCGAGCTGTGGGCTTATCCGCTGATGGCATTACTCCCTCCTTGTCTTATGCAGAGAAGCTCAAGTCGATAGTGATCGTCGCTTTCCTTTGGGAGATATGGAAAAGCAGGAACACTAGGGTCTTCGGCAATGAGTGCCCATTAGCGAGCTACGTCGGTCGCAACATTGTTGTGGACATCCTCCTCTAGTGTTGGCATTGCTCATGCTCGATCTTCAAGTCCAATCTTGAAGCTTGGGTGCAAAGGTTCATACCATCGCTATAGCTGCCACACAAGTGTTATAAACCACCTCCTCCATTTTTACATGTTTGCGCTACTTAGCGCTTCTTACCCTCGATTTGTTTCAGAACCTTTTGAGTACTTTAGAGAGTTTTTCAACCCTGCTGTAACCAGTGCAACTGAACTTTTGTTGTGGTTTtaatttgtttttgaattttagtGACATGGTAAATCTATGTTGTGTATAACTCAGAGTTTTAAAAAGGTCTTCGAGCTTTTGGTGTGCCGGCTGCCGCCTTAACCCAGCGAGTGGCCAGTGGGAGGGAGCGAGAGAACTTGTAAGACATGCTTAAAATGGGAAGGGAAATAAATGAAAGAAGTATTTTCTCCGGTCGGGATCGAATCGAAACGGGAAAGAATTGTCACGCGCGCTACCCCACCATATCCGCTCCACCCAGCTTCGGGAGGCCGACATCGTGAGAAAGCTGCACCAGTCAGCCGCGCCCACACCCGCGGCTAAACCACCGCCAAGCGAACCGGCAGCCGGCAGACGCCCCCACCCACCCAGCACGAGACAGGCGAGAGCACCGAGCGACGTGCCGACGACATGGGCGACGTCGCCGTGGCAGCGGGCGGGCTCTCctccccgccgaccccgccgccgccggagctgggCATGGTGGCGCGCGCCGTGGAGCGGCTCGTGGCGCGGAAcgacgcgctgctgctgctggacgcggagcagggcggcggcgaggggatcaCCGGGATGGCGGCGTTCGAGGGCACGGGCCCGCCGCGGATCGGCGTGGCGCAGTACCTGGAGCGGGTGCACCGGTACGCGGCGCTGGAGCCCGAGTGCTACGTGGTGGCCTACGCGTACGTGGACCGGGCCGCGCACCGCCGCCCCGCGGCCGCCGTCGCGTCCAAGAACGTGCACCGGCTGCTCCTCGCATGCCTCCTCGTCGCCTCCAAGGTCCTGGACGACTTGTAAGTTTCCTTTCTCTTCTTCCTTCCATGCTACTCGACGACCGACGCAATAACAGAGTAGGAACTCTATCACCATTGCCGTCAAGCTAGACAAGAACAGCCAAAGAAGCATAACCATCACGTACTAATGATGTACACTAGCTACTAAGACAGTGCCGTACGACCGAAGGGCAGAGCTAGGGATCCAGACCAACCATGACCACAACTAACTTTGGAAAAATATGGCCACAGTAAATAGATCAAAAATCTGGAGACGGCAAAGGAGAATACTAGTGGTACTTTGTATGGCAGTGAGGCACTTTCATTCAAGTGGAAGAAAGGGAAGGGGCGTGTACGATTTTGCCTGTGCTCGATCAGTTATTCCCTGTCACGTCAGTTGGTTCGGTGTTACCACACACTCAAGTATAACGACTGGTAGGTGTAGTACGTACACTGGCTATGTATGTGGCGCTTCATGCATGATCCGTCCGTATTTAATTATGTCGTCGTCAAACAAAAGTTTAGACTCTTCAAAGTACAGTACATGACAGGTACCTCCATAAATAAACAACGTCTTGATCAGACAGATCACGGAGATATACTGCGTGATTGTTGCCTGACGTAGTGACGTTGATCAGGATGAATGCCCAAGTCACATTTTGCTCGATTGGCGCTTTTTCACACATTCACGCATGTTCCATGGTGAAAATTAATAAGTAAACTGATTAACTGAACCCTGTTGGATCTTGCCTGACATGCGGATACATGTGGGGTGCATGCAGCCACCACGGCAACGCCTTCTTCGCGCGCGTGGGCGGAGTGAGCAACGCGGAGATGAACAAGCTGGAGCTGGAGCTCCTCGGCGTGCTCGACTTCGAGGTCATGCTCAGCCGCCGCCTCTACGACCTCTACCGCGCGCACCTCCACAAGCAGCAGGCCGACGGCCACCACGACACGTCCATCAAGCCGGATCAGGAGCCCTCGAgggtcgacggcggcgaggaggaccACGACGATGACCGGATAACGCGGCTGCCGGAAGGCGTCTTGCGGTACGACTGGAGCCAGCAGGCGCCGGCGGCGAACGGCGGGCGGCGACACTCGTCGTCGCAGGCACCGTCGCGGTACTCCTAGGTAGCTTCTGCCTTCTGGGCTAGGCCACGTACAGCGATCGATGTGCACATTAACTAACTGTATACGTACTGCTCGGATTCGATGTGTATGGACGGTGAGTGGAATACAAACCTCCTCCCGTCGTTTTAATTCCAGGCAGGAATGAAGATGTCACCGGTAATCTAGACATGTAAAATAAATACAGGTGTAAAAACTTACACCCATTataagagggtgtttgtttccagagacttattggtttagggacttaaaaaagttccTATAATTTCCATCTAAACTAAACaagagggacttatagggacttaaagtgggcatttgagacttatgaaataagactctcaaggaggaacttatagggacttatagttgtaatatggtttTTTAGTCAATGTTAAGTctcaggaaccaaacaggtagagactttttagggacttgagacttataagttgggacaaAAAAAGTTTTaaaacttatgaaccaaacagagcCTAAGCAGGGCGTAAGATTGGAGTTAAATCTGCCGGTACTGTACCTGCTTAAACTTGAATGCCAAGAACCTTGCATGCAAGCATTGCCTCCTTTTTTGTTAAGTGCTGTCCTTTTTTCCTTTTGTATGTGTGTTTGTGTTAGTGTGTGACACATTCAGTTCAGTTCGCCCACCCTTAAAAAATTATCCAGAACACTCCAATTTTATATACATGGAACACATTACATTATATTGTTAATTTCAAGTTTAAGTATTGTTTTGAAACAGTTTTTACTATTTGTGTATTAAATGGACTTATGGCTGGATATAATTTAGATTTGAACTACAATTATCTCAAATAAGATATTAAATTTTTTATTTGAATATGAATAATCCAAGTAAGCCTCATAAAATTTTGCAAATAATTTGAAGCAATTTTGAACAGGCAACAACTTAGATATTTTCTAAATTGAAAAAAAAGAAAGACAAAAAAGGGACGCATTTTTCGTATTTAAATTTCCGTCCATAATAAAAGATACAAGAGATACATGGATGAAGGAGAATGAGGAAGGCTAATTTCCTTCCGGCAAGGGAGAACATATAGAGACACGACTAGAGGAGTGCATTCTATTAAGAGAACGATTTAAGTAGATGGCATAGATACAAGTCATCAATGTATACTCTTAGTGGAAATTTTTAAACAAATTATTTGAGAATAGATAGACATTAAGTGAATAAAAAAATGCAAAAGGATGTTGGAGATAATCATGAAAGCCAAATGAATCTACAAGATGGGTTTGGGAACTCAATGCCACCGATTTTTAGTTATTACACACCaaagttttttttataaaacattaGATACTTAATGCAAGGGTTTCTACCAAAGTCTAAATCCTGTATTTTAGGACACATCAGTAGCTAGATTATTATCATGATATATTAAAGCTAACATAGCGACTCAAATAACAACTGAAAGCAGGAGTAAACATCTAGCCGCGCAAATGGGCGGATCACTCGGCTAGTTTTAATAAAAATAAATACAATATTAGAAATTTAACAACTTAGTTTTTCTAGTGGGGTTCTTTCTTGAGTATATATGGGGCACTAGATCATTCTTCCCACACGACCAAAGTCAGAAGAAGGATAAGTCAACCTTGTCAACAAAATCGCCAGTTATACCCCACAAGTTGATCTATGTAGAACTAAAACATTTAGGAACTATGAAAATGGATACACTAGTCCTTGTGGTGGGATGAACAAAAGCATGATGCACGGTGGATTTACAAAATACTAAGGTGATTGAGAACTTACAAACTTCCACACACATAAAGTACCTACTTCTTAAACATTATTGGGATTTTACTAATTCTCATATAGATGGGAATTAGTTTTTTTCTTGAGAATAAGATTGGAATTAGTTAAGTGTCATCTATCTAACTCTATAATATAGGGGAAATGATATGGTTCAGCCGGCGGATTAACAAGCTTGCGTCCACCGTCTTAGTTGCACGCCATGCGTCCCATGTGGCATGGTGAACCAGCCCCCCATGATCTCTCCTTTCTTCAACAACGCATCTATTGAAGAAAAAAAGATTGCAACAAGACCCCTATTACAAAAACAATTAAATTGCAATAAGGCCTCTGTTGCAAAAAAATGTAACAAGATCTCTATTGCAAAACAAAATGTAACATGACCTCCGTTGCACAAAAAACTGTAACAAAACATATGTGGCAAAAATAAAACTGCAACCTGACCTATGTTTTGCGAAAAATTGCAACATGACCCGTGTTGTAGAAAATTACCGTTACACGACCTTTCTTGCAGTGGTAGAAGGTGGCGCTCACCCCTCAATCCGCCAGATCCGACTCTCGCGAGGCAACAAACCTTTTAAAAAGATTCGTTAGCCGATGCGTAGAAGCACCCttgtatttttgattttttttacattttagaGTTTTTTTTAAAAGATGGGTACATTGCTTTCACATGAGTGTGTTCACAATTCAAATGTGCGCAACTTATTTGTCCATCTTGGATCCGTAACTTGTTTGATTATGATTTAGTTTTATGCTCCAACATAGTTACATATCCATCCCAACACGGAACTTGCCCCAGTACTTACCTAGTTGCATATCTGTTCTTGATACGTAACTTGACCCTAACTAACCCAGTTATATGTTCACTTTTAATACATAACTAGTCTGACCTAGCTGCATGTTCAGACCAACACGTAATTTGCCCAACTCCGACCTAGTTGCATGTTCACACTCGACATTCAACACTCAACTTGCTAATATGTCCACCTCGACACGCAACTTGTCCTCGACACCTAACCAGTTGCATGTGGACCCTTGACATGTAACTTGCTCAACTTTGATCCAGTTGCATGCCCATCCTTGACACACAACTGTTGGAAACATGTCCTGGAGGTAATAgtattgttaccattactatcaaaatatcatattattgtgctattgatcactttgctgtagatatttagtctccatgtgtggttgaattgacaactcaattactaatacttacaaatattttttggctccccttgtgtcgaatctataaatttgggttgaatactctactctcggaaacagttgcgatctcctatacttgtgggttatcagcgggtTTAAAGTTATATGGATACTAAAAAGGAAACAGAGGGTGTTGGGATGTCTCAATAGCACCCTAGTGTAGGAAGCACAAGTATGGACGTGGACTCCTGCATTTAcatgtctgatgacccacaagtataggggatctgtcgtagtcctttcgataagtaagagtgtcgaacccaacgaggagcagaaggaaatgataagcggttttcagtaaggtattctctgcaagcactgaaattatcggcaatagatagttctgtgataaggtaattggtaacgagtagcaagtaataaaagtaaataaggtgcagcaagatagcccaatcctttttatagcaaaggacaagcctggacaaactcttatatgatgtaaacgctcccaaggacacatgggaattattgtcaatctaattttcatcacgatcatatgattcgcgttcggtactttgataatttgatatgtgggtggaccggtgcttgagtgctgtccttacttggacaagcatcccacttatgattaacccctattgcaagcatccgcaactacaatagaagtattaaggtaaacctaaccatagcatgaaacatatggatccaaatcatccccttacgaagcaacgcataaactagggtttaagattctgtcactctagcaacccatcatctacttattacttcccaatgcctccctctaggcccaaacaatggtgaagtgtcatgtagtcggtgttcacatgacaccactagagggatgacaacatacatctcatcaaaatatcgaacgaataccaaattcacataactgctaatagcaagacttctcccatgtcctcaggaacaaacgtaatgtaacatccacgatgcggctatatctcccacgtgtcggagcacgacttagaggcataaccgcattgtaggcaatgtcgcaagaggggtaatctttacacatcccatgtactgaaaaagaaagaggtacatagttggcttacaatcgccacttcacacaatacataaatatagcattacaatcatccagatacaatcaaggtccgactatggaaccaaaataaagacaaccccaaatgcataagatcctcgattgccccaactgggctccactactgatcgtctggaaaggaaacgtagtatcgtcctgagtcctcattgaactcccacttgagctcaatcgTATCTCCTggatggtatcatcggcacctgcatctagttttggaagtaatctatgagtcacggggactcagcaatctcacaccctcgcgatcaagactatttaaacttatgggtaggtaaaaggtatgaggtggagttgcagcaagcactagcatatatggtggctaatcttacgcaaatgagagcgagaagagaaaaaGGCAAGGCACGgccgagaatctatgatcaagaagtgatcctagactacttacgttcaagcataacacgagaccgtgttctcttcccagactccgccgaaaagagaccatcacggctacacacgccgttgatccattttaattaagttaagtttcaggttttctacaaccggatattaacaaattctcatctgcccataaccgcgggcatggcttttgaaagttcaataccctgcaggggtgtcccaacttagcccatcacaagctctcatggtcaacgaaggttattccttctcccaggacggcccgatcagactcggaatcccggttacaagacatttcgacaaaggtaaaacaagaccagcaaagccacccgaatgtgccgacaaatcccgataggagctgcacatatctcgttctcagggcacactagataggtcaagctacgagtaaaaccaaccctcgagttgccccgaggtggccccgcaggctgcccgtttcggaccaacactcagaggagcactggcccggggggggtttaaaaataaagatgacccttgagtccgcaaaacccaagggaaaaaggctaggtggcaaatggtaaaaccaagattgggccttgctggaggagttttattcaaggcaaactgtcaaggggttcccattataacccaaccgtgtaaggaacgcaaaatcaaggaacataacaccggtatgacggaaactagggcggcaagagtggaacaaaacaccaggcataaggccgagccttccaccctttaccaagtatataggtgcattaaagtaaacaagatataataatgatatcccaataataaacatgttccaacaaggaacaaactccaatcttcacctgcaactagcaacgctataagaggggctgagcaaagcggtaacatagccaatcaacgatttgctaggagaaggtgggttagaggtttgacatggcaatatgggaggcatgatatagcatgtggtaggtatcgcagcataggcatagcaaaagagcgagcaactagcaagcaaagatagaagtgatttcgagggtatggtcatcttgcctgcaaagttctccgagttgacgtaagcttgatcctcgtaagcgtactcaatgggttcctcgatcacgtacttgtctcccggctctacccaaagaaagaacacaagcaaagggagacacaatcaaccacagtgcaatgcgcaagcaacatgatgcaaaacatggcatgatatgcgggatgtgatatgcaatgcatatgcatgctctggaaggaaaagattgaaccaagcctcaacttggcaaaccaagagtgtcgctagaaagatgagttgatttcggtcgaaatcgatataaagatcaccagaatcggatgcaatgtttgcaaatagcaagcaaaacaataatggcactaaactacgattaacagcatgatgccatctagaatgtatcaagaaaataagctactgcaccCTAACATGGAAACAAAGCACATGTcagtgatccactcaagaagcttgacaaaagatgaacactaagctacggctaattcacataatagcaggttcaaacaagcatggaaaaagtgcaaaagatatcaggttcacagacttagtaaaattaacaacatgtcaggaaataacaccaggaagcaatgtttagagcaagataacaacatgctacatgaacatatcatggcaaagcaaggcatggcatgaatctactcaaagcatgtaacaaaagtctcttactaaccacaagccaaaaaggatcagaagatacgatggcaaccatgtgaacatagcaagtttcattaacagattcagacttagcagaaaactggacatggcaaaaacagagttacataggcatgtttgcgagctcgatgcactcaccacaaggcattgcatgacaaactaagcatacacccagcaataagacatgttcaaatagctaaccatggcaataaccaactcatagcatgcatggatcaagtacaacaacctcggcaaaattgattaacacataaacaatctgccaggaacattttatagcaaaagtagagcaagattgagtcatgctagggtactccataattgcaaacaaagacatggatggatagagcataacaatatctcaaaatcatccttactgaacatgctcaaaagaggcatggatcactctgtagcaacatgaatacatggcataaaaataacatcagggaaatgacttagaagaattctaagtcccggaaatcagcaacatcacgagagctactttgcatgcttacgctagtcaccacattgaccacaaaaatacatggcatacacccctgtaaagacaGCATGGCATAGCCTAAAAcgcatgtagggctcaagttcataggaggcgcacattaatcatggcaaaaatgacaaatgtccataatctaaTAAGAATTCAggaactaacattacatagcactcttgcaacaacatttagggcatcaagatggactcaaacaaacatggtgcaatggaatgaaatgaagtgcacatccagacgaacaatttgatatattgcacgcacgaaacggagctacaaatgcaaagatatgacatgatgaagatgCCTAAAAATACTGAAAactggggacttagagaaaaacgAAAGTCAACCCTAATCCTCTCAGATCCAGGTCTGAGGCACGTTGCTCGAGGTTCTCCGGAGCTCTTCGCCGGACGGTGGCCGGGACTCGCCGGGGAGGAAGGAGATGGCCGGAGATGGGCGCCGGGTCGCCGGTGAGGGCGGGGAGCGGCGGAGGCGTCAGGGCGGCGCGGCCGGAGACGACGGGGCGGCACGGTGGCTGCGAGGAGGCACAGCGGCCGGCGACGttgggcggtggcggcgaggaggcgcggcggaggcggcgagctaggcggcggaggcggcaggcTTCGGGCGTggtcgggcggcggggaggcgaccgggcctcgggggcccgcgacGGGCCAAGcgggccggcggcgaagtgggcgcaggTGCGCCACGTGTCGGCCTGCGattggacgcgggcggcggcgtggcgtgttcggcggcggacggacacgtccggcgcggagaggggaaGTAGGTTAGGGTCTCATCCGCAAATTTCGGAGGGATgcacctatttatacatagaaggagctaggagactccaaatgaggtgcggttttcggccacacgatcgtgatcgaacggcctagaggatggagggggtttagatgggttttgggccactttggaggggtgatgggctgcaacacacacgaggcctttacagttcctcggttaaccgttggagtatcaaacgaagtccaaatgacacgaaacttgacaagcgacctacccggtagtataccaaggccgcttggcaagtttcggtccaatccgagaacgtttaacacccgcacatgaaaagaggcaaaaggggacgctggaggacataggagtgccggaatgcaaaacggacaacggggaaaagtgctcggatgcatgagacgaacacgtatgcaaatgcaatgcacatgatgacttgatatgagatgcataacaaggacaaaagaaaaacaaagacaaaactcaaccacgagggaatatcataacttagtgccggaaatggcaagagttggaatacaaatatggcaagttatatacggggcgttacaacactccaccactacgaaaggatctcgtcccgagatctaggactggaaaaactccagaTATTCAGaacagaggtggtcctcgcgttcgcaggtggcttcacggtcggaatgatgtgaccacttcactttcaggaatttgatagacttgttgcgagtcttgcgctcagtttcttcaagaatagcaacgggatgctcatgataagacatgtcttcttggagatcaatctcttcaaagttgatggtgcggtcaggaatcttgaaacacttgcgaagctgagacacgtgaaacacgtcgtgcacgtttgcaaagttggatggaagctcaagttgataggcgagatcgcctcttttgccaatgattttgaaaggacccacgtatctaggggcaagcttccctttgataccgaagcgacgagtacctttcattggagagacgcggaggtagacatggtctccgatctcgaaagccaagtcacgttgcttgctatcatagtaactcttctgacgcgattgcgcggctttgagattttcacgaatgactttgcacatttcttcagcctctgtgatcaagtcattgccaagaagttggcattcaccagtctctgaccagttaagaggagtatgtcactttctgccatagagaatctcgaatggggccttgcccgaactcgcttggaagccgttgttataggagaactcggcatatgggagacaatcttcccacttcataccgaaagaaatgacacatgccctgagcatatcttcaagaatttgattgactcgctcaacttggccactagtttgaggatgaaaagctgtgctgaagtgaatgttggtgcccatggccttctaaaaggagtcctagaacttagaggtgaagatgcttccacaatctgaagatatcaactgtggaatgccgtgcaaagagacaatcctggaggtatatatctctgccaactgagctgttgtgatagattctttgataggaagaaaatgagccactttagtgagcttgtcgatgacaacgaagatatcaTCATTGCCACggttggactttggaaatccagtcacaaagtccatctcaatatggtcaaacttccattctggaatggcaagaggttggaggagactagctggtcattggtgttctgctttcactcttctgcag
The window above is part of the Triticum aestivum cultivar Chinese Spring chromosome 2A, IWGSC CS RefSeq v2.1, whole genome shotgun sequence genome. Proteins encoded here:
- the LOC123186205 gene encoding cyclin-P1-1, translating into MGDVAVAAGGLSSPPTPPPPELGMVARAVERLVARNDALLLLDAEQGGGEGITGMAAFEGTGPPRIGVAQYLERVHRYAALEPECYVVAYAYVDRAAHRRPAAAVASKNVHRLLLACLLVASKVLDDFHHGNAFFARVGGVSNAEMNKLELELLGVLDFEVMLSRRLYDLYRAHLHKQQADGHHDTSIKPDQEPSRVDGGEEDHDDDRITRLPEGVLRYDWSQQAPAANGGRRHSSSQAPSRYS